A window of the Arachis duranensis cultivar V14167 chromosome 5, aradu.V14167.gnm2.J7QH, whole genome shotgun sequence genome harbors these coding sequences:
- the LOC107490119 gene encoding probable phospholipase A2 homolog 1, translating to MSRATAVVVVLLLAVLVDLSEVQANECSKKCIAEQCHVLSIRYGKYCGVGYSGCPGEQPCDDIDACCMAHDNCVDKEGMISVDCHHKLKKCLIDVQKSGKEGFSKECPVSVAVPTMIKGMDFAILMTQLGSNIHH from the exons ATGTCTCGCGCCACCGCCGTCGTCGTTGTCCTCCTCCTCGCTGTCCTTGTTGATCTCTCCGAG GTACAGGCCAATGAGTGCAGCAAGAAATGCATTGCAGAACAATGCCACG TGCTGTCAATTAGATACGGAAAGTATTGCGGGGTGGGGTACTCTGGCTGCCCTGGTGAGCAACCCTGTGATGATATTGACGCTTGTTGCATGGCCCATGACAATTGCGTTGACAAAGAAG GAATGATTTCTGTGGATTGTCACCACAAGTTGAAGAAGTGCCTAATCGACGTTCAGAAATCTGGGAAGGAAGGATTCTCAAAGGAGTGTCCGGTCAGTGTAGCTGTCCCTACTATGATTAAAGGCATGGATTTTGCCATCTTGATGACCCAATTGGGGAGCAATATACATCATTAA